The following proteins are encoded in a genomic region of Cronobacter universalis NCTC 9529:
- a CDS encoding siderophore-interacting protein, with the protein MTASYRIFNVTLRRRIPVTPSLLRCVFTGPDVAHMKHEAPDQRIKLMFARPDGDTARLPVSDSWYQDYLALPRERRPFMRTYTLRALRREARELDVEFVLHGDSGPASRWAMHARPGDTLQIVAPDRDFPGDSGGYEWSADEALRQALLVADETALPAALGILEQLARQPAPPRVQAFLEVPLAQDIQPLRYPFADIHWLARGENAPHGERLLEAVKAAAALPVSEQVSAQTTADDDDEETLIWQRAGGAGAFRAWVAAESGAVKRLRHYLTRERQLDPARACFMAYWSRGKSHV; encoded by the coding sequence ATGACCGCCAGTTACCGCATTTTTAACGTGACGCTGCGCCGTCGCATTCCTGTCACCCCTTCGCTGCTGCGCTGCGTGTTTACCGGTCCGGACGTGGCGCACATGAAACATGAAGCGCCCGATCAGCGCATCAAGCTGATGTTCGCCAGACCCGACGGCGACACCGCCCGGCTGCCGGTGAGCGACAGCTGGTATCAGGATTATCTGGCGCTGCCGCGCGAGCGGCGGCCTTTTATGCGCACCTACACGCTGCGCGCGCTGCGCAGAGAGGCGCGCGAGCTGGATGTCGAGTTTGTTCTGCACGGCGACAGCGGCCCGGCGTCGCGCTGGGCGATGCACGCCAGACCCGGCGATACGCTGCAAATCGTCGCGCCGGATCGTGATTTCCCCGGCGACAGCGGCGGCTATGAATGGAGCGCTGACGAGGCGCTTCGTCAGGCGCTGCTGGTGGCCGATGAAACCGCGCTGCCCGCCGCGCTCGGCATTCTTGAACAGCTCGCCCGCCAGCCTGCGCCGCCGCGCGTCCAGGCGTTTCTGGAAGTGCCGCTGGCGCAGGACATTCAGCCGCTGCGTTACCCGTTTGCCGATATTCACTGGCTGGCGCGCGGTGAAAACGCGCCGCACGGCGAGCGCCTGCTGGAAGCCGTGAAAGCGGCCGCCGCGCTGCCTGTCAGCGAGCAGGTGTCGGCACAGACGACCGCAGACGATGATGACGAAGAAACGCTCATCTGGCAGCGCGCCGGCGGGGCAGGGGCGTTTCGCGCCTGGGTGGCGGCGGAATCCGGGGCAGTGAAACGGCTGCGTCACTACCTGACGCGCGAGCGCCAGCTCGATCCTGCCCGCGCGTGCTTTATGGCGTACTGGTCGCGCGGGAAAAGCCACGTATAA
- a CDS encoding helix-turn-helix transcriptional regulator — protein MNTRYPLKTLSQLRPLLVGFRKNQGLTQKEVSARLGVTQQTYARLEASPETASIERLFRVFNVLGIEITLCETQTAEADAPVCDDSPARREAW, from the coding sequence ATGAATACCCGGTATCCACTGAAAACGCTCAGCCAGTTGCGCCCGCTGCTGGTGGGCTTTCGCAAAAACCAGGGGCTGACCCAGAAAGAGGTCTCGGCGCGGCTTGGCGTCACCCAGCAAACCTATGCGCGGCTGGAGGCGAGCCCCGAAACGGCCAGCATCGAGCGCCTGTTCCGCGTTTTTAACGTCCTCGGCATTGAGATAACGCTGTGCGAAACGCAGACGGCTGAGGCTGACGCGCCCGTCTGTGACGATTCGCCTGCCCGCCGCGAGGCGTGGTAA